One region of Lebetimonas natsushimae genomic DNA includes:
- the wecB gene encoding non-hydrolyzing UDP-N-acetylglucosamine 2-epimerase, translating to MAPLVKTLEKEKSIDLKICVTAQHREMLDQVLNFFEIKPDYDLNIMKIGQDLYDITSNVLLKMREVLEDFKPDIVLVHGDTTTTFAASLAAFYQKIKIGHVEAGLRTYNLYSPWPEEANRELTGILANYHFAPTHNVKENLLREGKNPKNIIVTGNTVIDALFLAVEKIEKNERLKDEIIRNIKKQYPLNEMKKIILVTGHRRENFGEGFLNICEALKEIAINNPEIDIVYPVHLNPNVQKPVKEILSNIKNVYLIKPLNYPEFVYLMKKSYFIITDSGGIQEEAPSLGKPVLVMRDTTERPEAVKAGTVKLVETDKEKIVREAQKLIDDKKEYEKMSKAHNPYGDGKASERIKEFLLETKIV from the coding sequence ATGGCACCCCTCGTAAAAACTTTAGAAAAAGAGAAATCAATTGATTTAAAAATATGTGTAACAGCCCAACATAGAGAAATGCTAGACCAAGTTTTAAATTTTTTTGAAATAAAACCTGATTATGATTTAAATATTATGAAAATAGGGCAGGATTTATATGATATAACATCAAATGTTTTATTAAAAATGAGAGAAGTATTGGAAGATTTTAAACCAGATATTGTGTTGGTTCATGGAGATACAACTACAACTTTTGCAGCATCTCTTGCAGCTTTTTATCAGAAAATAAAGATAGGTCATGTAGAAGCAGGGCTTAGGACTTATAATTTGTATTCTCCTTGGCCGGAAGAAGCAAATAGAGAACTTACAGGAATACTTGCAAATTATCATTTTGCACCAACACATAACGTAAAAGAGAATTTATTAAGAGAAGGAAAAAATCCTAAAAATATAATAGTTACAGGAAATACTGTAATTGATGCATTATTCTTAGCAGTTGAAAAGATAGAAAAGAATGAAAGATTAAAAGATGAGATTATAAGAAATATAAAAAAACAATATCCATTAAATGAAATGAAAAAAATAATTTTAGTAACAGGACACAGAAGAGAAAATTTTGGAGAAGGATTTTTAAATATATGTGAGGCTTTAAAAGAAATAGCAATAAATAATCCTGAAATTGATATAGTATATCCGGTTCATTTAAACCCAAACGTTCAAAAACCAGTAAAAGAAATTTTATCTAATATAAAAAATGTTTATTTGATAAAACCTTTAAATTATCCTGAATTTGTATATTTAATGAAAAAGTCATATTTTATAATAACAGATAGCGGGGGAATACAAGAAGAAGCACCATCACTTGGAAAACCGGTATTAGTAATGAGAGATACAACAGAAAGACCGGAGGCTGTAAAAGCCGGAACAGTTAAACTTGTAGAAACTGATAAAGAAAAAATAGTAAGAGAAGCTCAAAAATTAATAGATGATAAAAAAGAATATGAAAAAATGAGTAAAGCACATAATCCATATGGCGATGGAAAAGCTAGTGAAAGAATAAAGGAGTTTTTGCTTGAAACAAAAATTGTATAA
- a CDS encoding methyltransferase domain-containing protein has translation MKQKLYKIYGFLHSLKYPKILRSSINSIFDENVFNNELHLKMAGNWLLFMQNEDGGYSRKFSFINGKDKSYIETTGYIIPSMWNLGEKLNEKKYINSAKKAGEWLLKIQNSDGSFSEIDKNLPFVFDTGQCLIGLNFLYEKTKEEKYLKAAKKASYWLESVQENDGSWVKFAYNKEPHTYYSRVSAAMFKYGVLTNDEYIKNVAMKNINWVLNNQMDNGFFKYSSFLKNVPPFLHTLIYVLEGLLDVYELMRDEKILEAVLKNANKFKNINLNHDLILCSQYDENFNCVNKERCITGLAQWAGVALKLYKITKDENFKTCAINTIFYLKAKQLKNSIMKGGFSASIPFWGRYGSFDFVNWTNKFFIDTLLDYENLNKETEQESFVKTAFNISSDVVTDNLSYMDKEYIKRLKEILPKDKKLKVLDVGCGKGVIINELKKEFPNIKFFGIDPVFEKENILKGSVYNIPFNDNYFDIVMTFEVLQHTYIDSALKEIKRVLKNNGEIIIGERNPFSILGLLKPVLELKGKWMYPFDSPFREKWYSKKEWKKILKENGFTLENVEVIEGNGKKFVNRYYLIEGIKCQKQ, from the coding sequence TTGAAACAAAAATTGTATAAAATTTATGGATTTTTGCATAGTTTAAAATACCCTAAAATTTTAAGATCTTCGATAAATTCTATTTTTGATGAAAATGTTTTTAATAATGAATTACATTTAAAAATGGCAGGTAATTGGCTTTTATTTATGCAAAATGAAGATGGTGGATATAGTAGGAAATTCTCTTTTATTAATGGAAAAGATAAAAGTTATATTGAAACTACCGGTTATATTATTCCTTCTATGTGGAATTTAGGAGAAAAATTAAATGAAAAAAAATATATTAATTCAGCTAAAAAAGCAGGAGAGTGGCTTTTAAAGATTCAAAATAGTGATGGAAGTTTTAGTGAAATAGATAAAAATTTACCTTTTGTATTTGATACAGGACAATGTTTAATAGGTTTAAATTTTTTATATGAGAAAACAAAAGAGGAAAAGTATTTAAAAGCAGCTAAAAAAGCTAGTTATTGGTTAGAAAGTGTTCAAGAAAATGATGGAAGTTGGGTTAAATTTGCTTATAATAAAGAGCCTCATACTTACTATTCAAGAGTTTCTGCTGCAATGTTTAAATATGGAGTTTTAACAAATGATGAATATATAAAAAATGTTGCAATGAAAAATATAAATTGGGTTTTAAATAATCAAATGGATAATGGATTTTTTAAATATTCTTCATTTTTAAAAAATGTGCCACCATTTTTGCATACTTTAATTTATGTTTTAGAGGGACTTTTAGATGTATATGAATTAATGAGAGATGAAAAAATTTTGGAGGCTGTTTTAAAAAATGCAAATAAATTCAAGAATATAAATTTAAACCATGATTTAATATTATGTTCGCAATATGATGAAAATTTTAATTGCGTAAATAAAGAAAGATGTATTACAGGTCTTGCACAATGGGCAGGTGTTGCTTTAAAACTTTATAAAATTACAAAAGATGAAAATTTTAAAACTTGTGCAATTAATACTATTTTTTATTTAAAGGCTAAACAACTAAAAAATTCTATTATGAAAGGCGGATTTAGTGCATCTATTCCGTTTTGGGGGAGATATGGTAGTTTTGATTTTGTAAATTGGACTAATAAATTTTTTATAGATACTTTATTGGATTATGAAAATTTAAATAAAGAGACTGAACAGGAAAGTTTTGTAAAAACTGCTTTTAATATCTCTTCGGATGTGGTGACTGATAATTTGTCTTATATGGATAAAGAGTATATAAAAAGGTTAAAGGAAATTTTACCAAAAGATAAAAAATTAAAAGTTTTAGATGTAGGATGCGGAAAAGGAGTTATTATAAATGAATTGAAAAAAGAATTTCCTAACATTAAATTTTTTGGCATAGACCCAGTCTTTGAAAAAGAAAATATTTTAAAAGGCAGTGTTTATAATATCCCATTTAATGATAACTATTTTGATATTGTAATGACTTTTGAAGTATTGCAACATACTTATATTGATAGTGCTTTAAAAGAAATTAAAAGAGTATTAAAAAACAATGGTGAAATAATTATAGGGGAGAGAAATCCTTTTTCAATTTTAGGATTGTTAAAACCTGTTTTAGAATTAAAAGGTAAGTGGATGTATCCTTTTGATTCACCATTTAGAGAAAAATGGTATAGTAAAAAAGAGTGGAAAAAAATTTTGAAAGAAAACGGATTTACATTAGAAAATGTTGAAGTTATTGAAGGGAATGGAAAAAAATTTGTAAATAGATATTATTTGATAGAAGGAATAAAATGTCAAAAACAATAG
- the ispD gene encoding 2-C-methyl-D-erythritol 4-phosphate cytidylyltransferase produces MSKTIAVILAGGSGERFGSELPKQFIKLAGKPIIEYTLKTFQEHPLIEEIIVVIKQEYEEKLWNIVKENNFYKVNKIINGGKDRFGSTYAALNALEYEDSNIKVLFHDAVRPLVDKKTIDDVIKALDKYDAVDTAIDATDTIIKINDDWIIEDIPNRKYMKRGQTPQGFKLNTIKKAYQKAINENKRSFTCDCGVVNEMLKIPIKVVKSTIKNIKITYPIDLYIAEKYIQMGIEYDLKEINLEKLKGKNIVIFGNSSGIGKEIEKIALKYGANVYGGSRKNGLDIRDKKHIESFLSEISNIDVIINTAAILFKKPLDYMSEKEINEIIDINYKGTVNVALVAKKFLEKTNGMLINFASSSYTRGRANYSLYSSSKAAIVNLTQALSEEWDNVKVNCIVPQRTKTPMRERNFGYEDPSTLLNPSDVALKTLKLALSDKTGIILEIKK; encoded by the coding sequence ATGTCAAAAACAATAGCTGTTATTCTTGCTGGAGGAAGTGGAGAAAGATTTGGTAGTGAATTACCAAAACAATTTATTAAATTAGCCGGTAAACCTATAATAGAATATACTTTAAAAACATTTCAAGAGCATCCTTTGATTGAGGAAATAATTGTAGTAATTAAACAAGAATATGAAGAAAAATTATGGAATATTGTAAAAGAAAATAATTTCTATAAAGTAAATAAAATTATTAATGGAGGAAAAGATAGATTTGGTTCAACTTATGCTGCATTAAATGCGTTAGAATATGAGGATAGCAATATTAAAGTCCTTTTTCATGATGCAGTAAGACCATTAGTTGATAAAAAAACTATAGATGATGTTATTAAAGCTTTAGATAAATATGATGCAGTAGATACTGCAATAGATGCTACAGATACGATTATAAAAATAAATGATGATTGGATTATTGAAGATATTCCTAATCGTAAATATATGAAAAGAGGTCAAACCCCTCAAGGTTTTAAATTAAATACCATAAAAAAGGCTTATCAAAAAGCAATTAATGAAAATAAGCGTAGTTTTACCTGTGATTGTGGTGTAGTTAATGAAATGTTAAAAATCCCTATTAAAGTTGTAAAATCAACAATTAAAAATATAAAAATCACTTATCCTATTGATTTATATATTGCCGAAAAATATATTCAAATGGGAATAGAATATGATTTAAAAGAGATTAATTTAGAAAAATTAAAAGGTAAAAATATAGTTATTTTTGGGAATAGTAGTGGAATAGGAAAAGAAATTGAAAAAATTGCTTTAAAGTATGGGGCTAATGTATATGGTGGAAGTAGAAAAAATGGTTTAGATATAAGAGATAAAAAACATATTGAATCATTTTTATCAGAGATATCAAATATTGATGTGATAATAAATACTGCTGCAATTTTATTTAAAAAACCATTAGATTATATGTCTGAAAAAGAAATAAATGAGATTATTGATATTAATTATAAAGGGACTGTAAATGTGGCATTGGTTGCAAAAAAATTTTTAGAAAAAACAAATGGAATGTTAATAAATTTTGCGTCAAGTTCTTATACGAGAGGTAGAGCTAATTACTCATTATATTCTTCTTCAAAAGCAGCAATTGTAAATTTAACACAAGCTTTAAGTGAAGAGTGGGATAATGTGAAGGTTAATTGCATTGTTCCACAAAGAACTAAAACTCCTATGAGAGAAAGAAATTTTGGATATGAAGACCCATCTACTCTTTTAAATCCTTCTGATGTTGCATTAAAAACTTTAAAATTAGCTTTAAGTGATAAAACAGGAATTATATTGGAGATAAAAAAGTGA
- a CDS encoding CDP-alcohol phosphatidyltransferase family protein yields MIKYSDFISNYFYQQIAFLITSFLVKTKITPNIITLISLFLGIISAILVYLRSPILAIIFLNFSFILDCVDGQLARVKKLESDFGMWLDNVSDRIVENIIILSIGFLYINNTFLIKGVLLLIFLNMLYAYMNDMVIYQGKIYRTLTVKEKIIFSPIYFISRSMIIPLLSLLIIFPSKFVWILNAFYFYGIIFKIYREISGKI; encoded by the coding sequence GTGATAAAATATAGCGATTTTATTTCCAATTATTTTTATCAACAGATAGCTTTTTTAATTACTTCTTTTTTAGTAAAAACAAAAATAACACCTAATATTATTACTTTAATCTCATTATTTTTAGGGATAATTAGTGCAATATTAGTATATTTACGTTCTCCAATATTAGCAATTATTTTTTTGAATTTTAGTTTTATTTTAGATTGTGTAGATGGGCAATTGGCAAGAGTCAAAAAATTGGAAAGTGATTTTGGAATGTGGTTAGATAATGTTTCTGATAGAATAGTAGAAAATATTATTATTTTATCAATAGGTTTTTTGTACATTAATAACACATTTTTAATAAAAGGAGTATTGTTACTTATTTTTTTAAATATGTTATATGCTTATATGAATGATATGGTAATATATCAGGGTAAAATATATAGGACTTTAACAGTAAAGGAAAAAATAATTTTTTCTCCTATTTATTTTATAAGTAGAAGTATGATTATTCCATTATTGTCATTATTAATAATTTTTCCATCAAAATTTGTTTGGATATTAAATGCTTTTTATTTTTATGGGATAATATTTAAAATATATAGGGAGATTAGTGGAAAAATATAA
- a CDS encoding CDP-alcohol phosphatidyltransferase family protein encodes MEKYNLEKIENTFKEKSWWAIIFNLLPAKYITYFVANKTNITPNQITFISFIVAILAGEAFFKGYFILGAILYQLSFIFDIVDGALARVTNQSSKFGAFFDVFTDWIKAPLLFVIIFLKTNHYYSLIFLLLLLFWLCLANKYNDMLFYKGTKSISKNIAEKSFSEMNFIEKYFFYMKKNHIQPFPSTVEVEGFLLFLYPIFQKDVFIYLGFIILIFQLAIKLYIIIKKIK; translated from the coding sequence GTGGAAAAATATAATTTAGAAAAAATTGAAAATACTTTTAAAGAAAAAAGTTGGTGGGCTATTATTTTTAATTTATTACCAGCGAAGTACATTACTTATTTTGTTGCAAATAAAACAAATATTACTCCTAATCAAATTACTTTTATAAGCTTTATAGTGGCTATTTTAGCAGGAGAGGCTTTTTTTAAAGGTTATTTTATTTTAGGTGCTATTTTATATCAATTAAGTTTTATTTTTGATATTGTAGATGGTGCCTTAGCAAGGGTTACAAATCAAAGTTCAAAATTTGGGGCTTTTTTTGATGTGTTTACAGATTGGATAAAAGCTCCATTATTATTTGTGATTATTTTTTTAAAAACTAATCATTATTATTCTTTAATTTTTTTATTATTGCTTTTATTTTGGCTTTGTTTGGCTAATAAATATAATGATATGCTTTTTTATAAAGGTACAAAAAGTATTTCTAAAAATATAGCAGAAAAATCTTTTTCTGAAATGAATTTTATTGAAAAATATTTTTTTTATATGAAAAAAAATCATATTCAGCCTTTTCCATCCACTGTTGAAGTAGAAGGATTTTTGTTATTTTTATATCCTATTTTTCAAAAAGATGTTTTTATATATTTAGGCTTTATTATATTAATATTTCAATTAGCGATTAAACTTTATATTATTATAAAAAAGATAAAATGA
- a CDS encoding glycosyltransferase — MNMLFIPHVPNISVVNRVYEFAKNSNSFYLYWNIDNSSFKAKIKSQISSLKYRIDGKKIEIPLLFKPDKIAIYFNTFILNRIIEKLKIDVVINANALLFDVSKIKVPVVYDLVDDHLSENKDIGLNKDRVEKIKRDIKASKGVICVTEILEEKVRMLNKNTITIENGIYFKKFKKAKSLKKELNLENKKVFGFIGGIEKWTGIEKAIKEYLKIKNDSTAFLVIGGNSGEFYKNLVKKYANDVLFIGRVAPKKVADYFKTIDVGLIPFELNDFTNNSLPIKALEYGLGGAHVISTPLNALKRKNFPFIHFCEIENFHKCMLKDFEKVNFDFSKYDWKNQANKLIKFIKEVV; from the coding sequence ATGAATATGCTTTTTATTCCGCATGTTCCAAACATTTCAGTTGTTAATAGAGTATATGAATTTGCAAAAAATAGTAATAGTTTCTATCTTTATTGGAATATTGATAATTCTTCATTTAAAGCAAAAATAAAATCTCAAATTTCTTCTTTAAAATATAGAATTGATGGTAAAAAAATTGAAATTCCTCTTTTATTTAAGCCGGACAAAATTGCCATTTATTTTAACACTTTTATATTAAATAGGATTATTGAAAAGTTAAAAATAGATGTAGTAATTAATGCAAATGCTTTGTTGTTTGATGTTAGCAAAATAAAAGTTCCGGTAGTTTATGATTTAGTGGACGACCATTTAAGTGAAAATAAAGATATCGGTTTAAATAAAGACAGGGTAGAAAAAATTAAAAGGGATATTAAAGCGAGTAAAGGTGTGATTTGTGTAACGGAAATTTTAGAAGAAAAGGTTAGAATGTTAAATAAGAATACAATTACCATTGAAAATGGAATTTATTTTAAAAAATTTAAAAAAGCTAAATCGTTAAAAAAAGAACTTAATTTAGAAAATAAAAAAGTTTTTGGATTTATTGGAGGAATTGAAAAATGGACTGGAATTGAAAAAGCAATTAAAGAATATTTGAAAATTAAAAATGATTCTACCGCTTTTTTGGTTATAGGTGGAAATAGTGGAGAATTTTATAAAAATTTAGTTAAAAAATATGCAAATGATGTTTTATTTATTGGCAGAGTAGCACCTAAGAAAGTGGCAGATTATTTTAAAACTATTGATGTTGGATTAATTCCGTTTGAATTAAATGATTTTACCAATAATTCATTACCTATAAAAGCATTGGAATATGGATTAGGTGGGGCTCATGTGATTTCGACTCCTTTAAATGCCCTTAAAAGAAAGAATTTTCCTTTTATTCATTTTTGTGAGATAGAAAATTTTCATAAATGTATGTTGAAAGATTTTGAAAAAGTGAATTTTGATTTTAGCAAATATGATTGGAAAAATCAGGCTAACAAATTGATTAAATTTATAAAAGAGGTTGTATGA
- a CDS encoding glycosyltransferase family 9 protein, giving the protein MKKILVIHTWGMGDLILATPMLKSLAKSGYIVDLAVFGSFAKIILKNNDFIKQIYELNSLFNLLKFFGKYDYLVSTAGTNPIKIKLLGKMLGVKRIFTLKQERNIHRIDMNLKIVKSLLKIVDKEPYIYINDCKKYIKKGEKNIGFAVGSGAKQKFKRWDREKYKELIGRIEGNKLVFLGKDESDLEEFFKNLDVTIVKENLEDVIGIISNLNLLVGNDNGLMHIGYATKINTVTIFGMTNEKETGGYRKNNENVFLNLECRPCFDPSTDKLKCNTYECLKNLESENVWKVCQKYL; this is encoded by the coding sequence ATGAAAAAAATCTTAGTAATTCATACCTGGGGAATGGGAGATTTAATTTTAGCAACACCAATGCTTAAAAGTTTAGCTAAAAGCGGATATATAGTTGATTTAGCTGTTTTTGGAAGTTTTGCAAAAATAATTTTAAAAAATAATGATTTTATTAAACAGATTTATGAATTAAATTCTTTATTTAATTTATTAAAATTTTTTGGGAAATATGATTATTTAGTATCAACTGCGGGCACAAATCCTATTAAAATAAAGTTATTGGGTAAAATGTTAGGAGTTAAAAGAATATTTACACTAAAGCAAGAAAGAAACATTCATCGAATAGATATGAATTTAAAAATTGTTAAATCGCTTTTAAAAATAGTAGATAAGGAGCCCTATATTTACATAAATGATTGTAAAAAATATATAAAAAAAGGAGAAAAAAATATTGGATTTGCTGTTGGGAGTGGTGCTAAACAGAAGTTTAAAAGATGGGATAGAGAAAAATATAAAGAATTGATAGGAAGAATAGAAGGAAATAAATTGGTTTTTTTGGGAAAAGATGAAAGTGATTTGGAAGAATTTTTTAAAAATTTAGATGTTACAATTGTAAAAGAAAATTTAGAAGATGTAATAGGAATTATTTCTAATTTGAATTTATTAGTAGGTAATGATAATGGCCTTATGCATATAGGATATGCTACAAAAATAAATACTGTTACCATTTTTGGAATGACAAATGAAAAAGAAACAGGAGGTTATAGAAAAAATAATGAAAATGTATTTTTAAATTTAGAATGTCGCCCTTGTTTTGATCCATCGACTGATAAACTTAAATGTAATACTTATGAATGTTTAAAAAATTTGGAAAGTGAGAATGTATGGAAAGTTTGCCAAAAATATCTATAA
- a CDS encoding glycosyltransferase family 2 protein — MESLPKISIIIPIYNEEKYIAKCLDSIIDSDFDKEKFEVLLVDGGSSDKTVEIIKEYQKKYPFFKLLHNPKKIVPIAMNIGIKNAKGEYIIRLDAHSIYPKDYFKKLIYYHKKLNADNVGGVVITEVKNKNNTSNAIKNVLSDKLGVGSAFRSGVNEIKEVDTVPFGCYKREIFNKVGLYDERLVRNQDIELNKRIKKAGGKIYLIPDIKCTYFARENYKDLAKNNFNNGLWNILTAYYTNSLNSLSFRHFVPLIFILSLIFTFLLGIFNKFFFYLFLFILFSYLIIISIRSFQIKKNTTFFHQLLAFLVLHFSYGIGSLAGVFKILKDKYVKRK; from the coding sequence ATGGAAAGTTTGCCAAAAATATCTATAATAATTCCAATTTATAATGAGGAAAAATATATTGCTAAATGTTTAGATTCGATAATAGATAGTGATTTTGATAAAGAAAAATTTGAAGTTTTATTAGTTGATGGGGGAAGTAGTGATAAAACTGTTGAAATTATAAAAGAATATCAAAAAAAGTATCCTTTTTTTAAACTTTTACATAATCCCAAAAAAATTGTGCCTATTGCTATGAATATTGGCATAAAAAATGCAAAAGGTGAATATATAATAAGACTTGATGCTCATTCTATATATCCGAAAGATTATTTTAAGAAGCTAATTTATTATCATAAAAAATTAAATGCTGATAATGTAGGGGGTGTTGTTATTACAGAAGTGAAAAATAAAAATAATACTTCAAATGCTATAAAAAATGTTTTAAGTGATAAGCTTGGAGTTGGAAGTGCATTTAGAAGCGGAGTTAATGAAATAAAAGAAGTTGATACAGTGCCTTTTGGATGTTATAAAAGAGAAATTTTTAATAAAGTAGGGCTTTATGATGAGAGACTTGTCAGAAATCAGGATATTGAACTTAATAAAAGAATAAAAAAAGCCGGAGGGAAAATATATCTTATTCCAGATATTAAATGCACATATTTTGCAAGAGAAAATTACAAAGATTTGGCTAAAAATAATTTTAATAATGGACTTTGGAATATTTTGACAGCTTATTATACCAATTCGTTAAATTCACTTTCCTTTAGACATTTTGTTCCTTTAATTTTTATTTTGAGTTTGATATTTACTTTTTTATTGGGAATTTTTAATAAGTTCTTTTTTTATCTCTTTTTATTTATTTTGTTTAGTTATTTAATTATAATTTCAATCAGAAGTTTTCAAATAAAAAAAAATACGACTTTTTTCCATCAGCTTTTAGCTTTTTTGGTTTTGCATTTTAGTTATGGAATAGGTAGTTTAGCAGGTGTTTTTAAAATTTTAAAGGATAAATATGTCAAAAGAAAATAG
- a CDS encoding STT3 domain-containing protein produces the protein MSKENRLVLGLIIIAYIFSYFFHTHFWIDWASKISQFIWHGQVMINNPDGYFYGSGVQKIVYHEHLYNPRLLGVWHYGTSVITAFLAKFFHINIDTLMLYLPAVISSLVVIPIILIGKLYKNLTWGFLAALIGSIGWSYYNRTLAGYYDTDMFSASLPMFILYFLLASIKNRSLNYLLAAAFTIILYPFLYDQGLSIVYAMGIMAFIYLIFTKDNKLSINLNDEFVFKFIIILSIALMDINWIIRIVLLIGVYYLFKIKEFKLRGLQISALVFFILFLFTGNVFGIILNKIFSYSTSTEAEKGLQFLNVNKTVREAGHIPWYIVFDRIIGSTLGIIIALVGYILLIKRYKEFIIALPLWGIGFFAFIGGLRFTVYAVPIAAISGVYFFVWLAEKWKMENEKWKITISVIGSVFLIAPNISHIAGCCEKNKFLASISKIYPLSSYPYLTPTVFNKNEVEVLDKLKKLSNPKDYVITWWDYGYPIWYYADVNTLVDGGKHNEDNFLVSKILTTSNQFLAANLSKLAIKKYVETNKTVATQLFIKNGKPIDVNGFLDEVGSKEYKAPKLDRNVYLMFPYRMFNIYPTVAVFSNRNLNTGEIYPNHFFYKNRIRKQGNYLLVGNIPVDLRTAEIILRNRIPVKELDISFYDKDGKLKVKKQHLRNEGLNLIILQNYREALIVDDYYYNSTFIQMFVFENYDKNLFEPVILNPMIKIYKIK, from the coding sequence ATGTCAAAAGAAAATAGATTAGTTTTAGGTTTGATTATTATTGCTTATATATTTAGTTATTTTTTTCATACTCATTTTTGGATAGACTGGGCTAGTAAAATATCTCAGTTTATCTGGCACGGGCAGGTTATGATAAATAATCCTGACGGATATTTTTATGGGAGCGGAGTTCAAAAAATTGTGTATCATGAGCATTTATACAATCCCAGACTTTTAGGGGTTTGGCATTATGGAACTTCTGTAATAACGGCTTTTTTAGCTAAATTTTTTCATATAAATATCGATACATTAATGCTTTATTTACCGGCTGTTATTTCTTCATTAGTGGTAATTCCCATTATTTTAATAGGAAAGCTTTATAAAAACTTAACATGGGGATTTCTGGCGGCTTTAATTGGAAGTATAGGATGGAGTTATTATAACAGAACTCTTGCAGGATATTATGATACAGATATGTTTAGTGCAAGTTTGCCTATGTTTATTTTATATTTTTTACTAGCAAGTATTAAAAACCGTTCTTTAAATTATCTGCTTGCAGCTGCTTTTACTATTATTTTATATCCTTTTCTTTATGACCAGGGGCTATCAATTGTTTATGCAATGGGTATAATGGCTTTTATTTATCTTATTTTTACTAAAGATAACAAATTATCAATAAACTTAAATGATGAATTTGTATTTAAATTTATAATTATTCTTTCAATTGCTTTAATGGATATAAATTGGATAATTAGAATTGTTTTATTAATAGGTGTTTATTATTTGTTTAAAATAAAAGAATTTAAATTAAGAGGACTTCAAATCAGTGCTTTGGTATTTTTTATCTTGTTTTTATTTACAGGGAATGTTTTTGGCATTATTTTAAATAAAATTTTTTCTTATTCAACCTCTACAGAAGCAGAAAAAGGTCTTCAATTTTTAAATGTAAATAAAACAGTAAGAGAAGCGGGGCATATTCCTTGGTATATAGTATTTGACAGGATTATTGGAAGTACATTGGGAATTATTATTGCACTTGTTGGATATATTTTGCTTATTAAAAGATATAAAGAATTTATTATAGCTCTTCCTTTATGGGGGATAGGATTTTTTGCTTTTATAGGAGGTCTTAGATTTACTGTTTATGCAGTGCCGATTGCCGCAATCAGCGGGGTTTATTTTTTTGTGTGGCTGGCGGAAAAATGGAAAATGGAAAATGAAAAATGGAAAATCACAATATCTGTTATTGGCAGTGTTTTTTTAATAGCGCCGAACATTTCACATATTGCTGGATGTTGTGAAAAAAATAAATTTTTGGCTTCCATCAGCAAAATTTATCCGTTAAGCAGTTATCCTTATTTAACTCCTACGGTATTTAATAAAAATGAAGTTGAGGTTTTAGATAAATTAAAAAAACTTTCAAACCCAAAAGATTATGTAATTACCTGGTGGGATTACGGATATCCTATCTGGTATTATGCCGATGTTAATACATTGGTGGACGGTGGAAAACATAATGAAGATAATTTTTTGGTGTCAAAAATTTTAACCACTTCAAATCAGTTTCTTGCAGCAAATCTGTCAAAACTTGCTATTAAAAAATATGTAGAAACAAATAAAACAGTGGCAACCCAGCTTTTTATAAAAAACGGAAAACCAATTGATGTAAATGGATTTTTAGATGAAGTCGGAAGTAAAGAGTATAAAGCTCCAAAACTTGACAGAAATGTTTATTTAATGTTTCCATACAGGATGTTTAATATTTACCCGACAGTTGCAGTGTTTAGCAATAGAAATTTAAATACCGGAGAAATTTATCCAAATCACTTTTTTTATAAAAACAGAATTAGAAAACAGGGAAATTATCTGTTAGTAGGGAATATTCCTGTTGATCTAAGAACTGCTGAAATAATACTTAGAAACAGAATCCCTGTTAAAGAACTTGATATATCTTTTTATGATAAAGATGGAAAATTAAAGGTTAAAAAACAGCATTTAAGAAATGAAGGGCTTAATTTGATTATTTTACAAAATTATAGAGAAGCCCTGATTGTAGATGATTATTATTATAATTCAACATTTATTCAGATGTTTGTATTTGAAAATTATGATAAAAATCTTTTTGAACCGGTAATATTGAATCCTATGATAAAAATTTATAAGATAAAATGA